In the genome of Marinitoga sp. 1197, one region contains:
- a CDS encoding branched-chain amino acid ABC transporter permease: MSGSIFLQNLFNGIMFGGLYALLAVGYTMVYGILRLINFAHGDIMMMGVYFALYASIAGAPLWLAVIIGVIGASILGFLIDRIAYKPLRNAPRISALITAIGMSFFLESFAVVVFGAVPKSFTAVFNEKNRWILDKTWNIGGARIPILTFIVFFITALLFLLLFWIVYRTKIGMAMRAISSDIPTTSLMGINVDMVIGFTFALGSAMAAAGGIMWAMRYPNVQPYMGFMPGLKAFIAAVLGGIGSIPGAVVGGFLLGVLEIFLVALMPSAAGYRDAFAFIILIVILLIKPDGLLGKKSVVKV, encoded by the coding sequence TTGAGTGGTTCTATTTTTCTTCAAAACTTATTTAATGGAATAATGTTTGGTGGATTATATGCTCTTTTAGCGGTTGGATATACCATGGTTTATGGTATATTACGATTGATAAATTTCGCTCATGGAGATATTATGATGATGGGCGTTTATTTTGCTCTTTATGCTTCAATTGCTGGAGCTCCATTATGGCTTGCTGTTATAATAGGGGTCATTGGCGCTTCAATTTTAGGATTTTTAATTGATAGAATTGCATATAAACCTTTAAGAAATGCCCCAAGAATTTCTGCTTTAATAACAGCTATTGGTATGAGTTTCTTTTTAGAAAGTTTTGCTGTTGTTGTTTTCGGGGCTGTTCCAAAATCATTTACAGCTGTTTTTAATGAAAAAAACAGATGGATTTTGGACAAAACATGGAATATTGGTGGTGCAAGAATTCCCATATTAACTTTTATAGTATTTTTTATAACTGCTTTATTATTCTTGCTTTTATTCTGGATAGTATATAGAACAAAGATTGGTATGGCTATGAGGGCTATCTCTTCAGATATTCCTACAACTTCTTTAATGGGAATTAATGTAGATATGGTTATAGGATTTACCTTCGCACTCGGTTCAGCCATGGCAGCAGCTGGAGGAATTATGTGGGCTATGAGATATCCTAATGTTCAGCCGTATATGGGATTCATGCCAGGACTAAAAGCTTTCATAGCTGCCGTATTGGGGGGAATAGGTTCTATTCCAGGCGCAGTTGTCGGAGGGTTTTTATTGGGAGTGTTAGAAATATTCCTCGTCGCTTTAATGCCATCTGCTGCTGGATACAGAGATGCTTTTGCTTTTATAATACTCATTGTTATTTTATTAATAAAACCAGATGGACTATTGGGTAAAAAGTCCGTAGTAAAGGTGTGA